GGGAGGCCAGTAGCAGGACGGAACCGGCAAGGAGGATGTCAAAGGTCCTTTTCCAAAATCCAGTCCTATAGCGTTTGACTGGATGCTGTAAGGTTGAAATCTCCTGTGATCCAAGATTGTTCTTCAGTTCCTTTAAAAAACGTATGCGCTCAAAGACCTGCCCAAAACGTATGGGATGAACGAAAATGTCGTCAAAACCACGCTCCAGGGCCTTTAACTTTTCTTTTTTTGAAACCTTTTCACATAGAAGGACCATGGGTACTTTTCTGCTGGGGTCAAATACTTCAACCAAATATTCCTGAAACTCTGTTAGTTTTCCTTCGGAAAGTTCTTGTTCACATAATATGGCATCCACGGCTTTTTGGGTGTTGACCCATTTTCCTTCATGGAATTCACTCTGGTTGTGCAACCATTTTATGGCATTTTCCGTAGTGGCAACGGTAGTAATGACCACGTTTTCGGAAAAGCGATGAAATTCTTCACCGAACCTCTTGTTGGTCCCTATATAAAGTACCGAAGTCTCCTTCCTGGTAAGTACTTCCATTGTTATTGACGGATTAATAACTTATCTACCCGTATGAGCAGTTCTTCTGGATTAAAAGGTTTCACCATATAATCATCCGCCCCCAACCTCAGACATTCAATACGGTCGCTACTACTATCCCTGCAGCTTAAAACAATAATGGGTATATCTGAAAACATTCCGGTCTGCTTTACCCTTGTTATGAGTTCAAAACCGTCCATTTCTGGCATTTCAAGATCTGTTATGATAAGATCGGGCATATTTCCCGCTTGCAACCAATTAATGGCAGCAAGGCCATTTTCCACTGTTGTAACATTGTAGGATTGTCCCAAAAATTGGGCTACCAATTCGCTCAATGATTGTTTATCATCAACTACCAGTATTTTCATAATCGTAAGATTTGTAGTATTAATTTTATAGAAAAGTAGGATTTATATTACTTTTAATAAATTCATTGTTGTCAAACCCAAACAATGTGTTGTAAGTCAGTTTAAACTGTGTGTTACCTACTTGAAATAGAACGTACTAAACGCCTGCACGATTTAGAGGTCCAAAAAGTGGGACATCCCATAAAAAAAGCCCTTTAGGGGGCTTTTTCCAATTCAAGTTCGGCTATTGTAGTATTGATTCCCTCATCCTTAATAAGAAAACGTTCATTACAAAACGGAAAGGGTTTTCCAGGTTCCCTTGGAGGCGGTAAGGCCGTATAAATGGTAACGGGAACATATTTGAATTTGCCCAGATTGTTCAAATAAATGGCCAGTATACCATCATCACAACCGGAAACCACTTTAAGGTCGGTATTGTATCCTATGGGTAAAATTGCCTCCCTGCGTATGGCCATGGCCACTGCCCTCACATACTTGATCCTATTCATAAATCCCTGGGACAATTTCCAACTGAAGTAATTTACCTTTAACCAATTGCGGATTTGCATTTTTCTGGTCAATTGGAAGTCCCTACCGTAACTTTTTGAAATGGAATAGCACATGACCAAATCGGGGTCTTTAAAGAATGGCAATACCATTTTATCAATGTAGTATGGATCGTAAATGGAGTCCGGATCCATTGTACAGATGACCTGTCCTTTGGCAGTTTCCAATCCTTTTTGCCTGGCGTGTGTTATCCCTTGACGCTCTTCCTTCACCACATTGGCCCCCAATTTCCTTAAAATATCCAGGGTTTCCACATCGGCGTTGTTGTCCACAAAAATGACCTCATACGGTATAATCGTCCTTAGATGGACCAATGAAAAAATATGGGCAATCAAACTCTGTTTTGCCTTAAAAACCGGTATCACCAGACTGGCAATGGGCATTTTTACATGGGACAAAAGTTCAAAGTATAGCACCAGTTTCCTTAAATCGTCCATTTCCAGTTGATCTGGTGTTTTGTCCGCATACTTTTTGTAATCCGTAATATGCATAATGCTCAAATTGATTAGACCCTATCGGTACTTAAAATATAATCTGTGTTGGTAGCTTCCATTATTTTGGAGATTTCCTTATTCTGTCTCCCTATGATGGAAACCACTTTTTTATTGGACGGCGCTTCCTTATAGAGGGCTTCGAACAGGTGTGCGGCACTTGAATCCATTTCAACCACCTTTTCAATACTTATCACAATGCTGTCATTTTGCTCCAATACCGAGTCAAAATATGCCCTGAGCACATTTACGTTTTGGGAAGTGACCCTCCCAATGACCTCAAAAAAACCTCGATTTTCCTTTATTTCCAATGCCATTGCACTCAGTTTTAATGGTTTTCCTTTAGTTTTAGAGCAAATTCAGCCGTTGCATTAAATTGGGTCTCTGGGACCTGCTTATTGGAATTACATTGCGTTCTATTAAAACACTATTATCCTGTATATCAATGATTTTTGTAAAATTGATGATATAGGAACGATGGATTTGCATGAAGAGTGATTCCGGTAATTTTTCCTTTATTTTCTTTAAGGTGGAGTGTACCCTATGTGTGGTTTCCACTGTTTTTATTTCGATGTAATCCCCTTTCGCTTCAATAAGCAAAATATCACCTAGTTTTAATTTTATCAGCCTTCTATCGATGTTGATGTACAAATCCTCCTCTTTTCGCCCCTCCAGGGTGTGGGCGCGATCACCAGAGCTTGCCAAAGCCGGGGCAAAGGCACTTTTTAACCTACCGATGGTCTTTTGAAAGCGTTGGTGGGTTATGGGTTTGATCAGATAATCCACAATAAAATCGTATTCAAATGCTTCAATGGCAAATTCTTTGTCCGAAGTTGTAAATACCACTTTAGGCGGATTTTTTAAGGTTCGAATAAAATCTATACCGGTCAACAAAGGCATATGAATATCCAAGAAGATGACATCTATCTCATTTTGATTGAGATATTTAAGGGCTTCCAGCGCATTCGGAAATTGTGCAACCACCTCAAAATCAGGAAGATTCCCACAAAGCTCTTCCATGATGGCCCTTGCCGTTGCCTCGTCGTCTACAATTATGCATTTCACCTTATTCCATTTTTACAATAAACTCTTGTACTGTGTCCAACACGCTTTCAAAATCCTCTTTTAAAGCGGTATTACCAATCTTAAGGTCCTCTTCGTATTTTATGGCAATCTTATACGCATTGTTCAAACCCAATATCCCAAACTTGTGTTTTATCTTGTGGACCACTTTTGCAGATTCCTCCAGTTGTCCCCCTTTAAGAAGATTGCAATAATCTTCTTTCTCCTTTGGAAATTCAACCTGAATAATGGACAGGAACTTCTTTTCGAACTCCTCATTTCCCCCGGAAATCTCCTTAATGTAATCTAGGTTTGGTATTTCTGCCATTATGTTTTCGTTTTTATTGTAAAATAAAATGTCGTGCCCATTCCCTCTTCGGACGAGAGCCAAATGTCCCCTTTATAATAATTGATGATCTTTTTGACCAAAGCAAGGCCAATCCCGGTAGCATTGGAATCGTTTTCCAATTTCTTGAACATATCAAAAATACCGGTCTGAAGATGTTTGGGTATGCCTTTTCCATTGTCTGCAATACAGAACAACCACTTATCTTCCTGTTCCCTGGCCTCAATGGTAACCAAGCCTGTTTTATTGTTCTCTGTGGCCGTTACCGCATTGTCCAGGATATTTGTGAACAACTGTTCAATACGGTACTTTCCGGTGTACAATGTGGGTAAGGTGCCTTTAATTTTCACCTTTACGTTGTCCGGAACATAGATGGTACGCTCAATTTCCCGGACCAGTTTATTCAGATCCACATCCTTTATCTTTTCCTCGACCGCGTCTATGGTGGCGTGTTTTAGGATGCCATCAATTAAACTATCCATCTTCCTTAAGTTCTGGAAGATCAAATCAAAATTGTTCTTACACCCTTTTTTGAAATCATCGCAACTATCTTCATAGACCCAGGTCACCAAGGAATGGATATTCCTTATGGGGGATTTTAAATCGTGTGAAACCATATGGGCATAGTTGTTCAATGAATCGTTTTGTTGTTCCAAACTTTTTAAGAGCACATCTTTTTCCGCGGTCATCTCAATGATCTTTAAAGTCTGGTTTTCAATATTTTCCACCAGCCCCTGTGGATCAAATCCCCATTCACCATCTGTAGGAACGGCTTTGCTCTCCATAAGGGCCACCGCCTTACTGAGCGTCTCCAATACTTTTCGCTGACTCTCCGTTTCCCTATTGAGACGTGTATTGGCCTCATAAAGCTCCTGGGAGCTTAGAGAGGTTGCCCGCTGGATCATAGACAATTTGTCATCAAAATCACTGTATGATTTATCTACGGCTTCAAAGAATTGCTCCATATTTGGGCATTCCTGAAGCTCTTCCGGGAAAAATTTCTTTATTTGGCGTTTCAGCAATGAATGCATCTATTCACTCATTAGGGTTAATGTCATGGTTTGATTGTGCAAGAGGCATTCGTTTTTTCCAGCAAAAGGGGCCATTTCCCCATAGGAGTAGAATCCTGTGATTTTTGCCTGCTCTCCAACAACATCCATTACTTCTTCTATTTCCTCTTCGGTCCTACCGGCCAAGACCAGTTTTCTACCTACACAACTGACCAAAATGGCAAGCTCTGGCGTAGATTTCCTATTCTTCATCGCCAATTCGGCAGCATTGGACGCTCCTTCGGTAATGTCCGCCATCGTACACATCATTAACTGAACTTTGGAGTTGACCGGTACGTCCCCTGCCAAAATCATGGAATTGGCTTCTTCATCAATATTTAAAATGGTACGGACCAAAGGTTCGGCGTCCTCCGTTTGTTGTACGGTAAGGGGATATAATAATGCGGCCTGGGGCAGCTGATCGGCTTTATCTCCCAAATAGGTCTTATAAAGGTCCAATGCCGGCTTGTGGTCAATCTCATACAGCACATTGCCAACGGATTTTGTAATGGTCCTTTCGGGACCAAAGGGCGTCCACCCACCGTAGTTGGCATATGATATTTCCAAACTGTCCCCATAGAAGCCAATGGCGACGACCTCCCCTTGTTTTGGGGATTCGTTGTACGAGGTAAGTGTCTTTTCGAACCTTGCCCCATCACCGCATAGTCCGCCGGTTATGGTAGCTTTGAACTCCTTATCGGCTTCCAATCCTTCAATAAGTCCACTTCCGTTTACAAAACTGCCATCGGAAACAATGAAAACATGACGCAGATCGGTTTTGTTTAACTGGGCGGCTATTGCCTTGCCCATTTTCTCAATGTCCACAAAATTGGAAACGTTTTCCCTTACAATTTGAAATGTTGTCCGTTCAAATTCAATTGCCGTTAATGTGACCGTTTCCTCAAATACATGGGTTTCCATAATTTCTCCCGAGGTAGAACCAAAAACAAGTTCCCCATCTGGATAAATCTCCCTTACTTCATCATAGATGGAATCTGATTCCAAGATAAACCTGTCCCCAAAAATGAGGACCAAAGGCTTGACCAGTGTATTGGATTGAAGAAATTCCCATTTCCCTTCTTTGTTTCTTTTAGCTTGGTTAATCTTCATAAATTTTGTTTTGTATTACTTTTTTATGGTGAAATGGAATGTTGTACCCACCCCTATTTCACTTTCCAACCATACTTTACCGCGATATCTATCCACAATTTTTTTGACTATGGAAAGTCCAATTCCCGTGGACCGCTCATTATTTCCTATGGATTGGAAAATCTTAAATATTTTTTCATGGTATTCCTTTGGAATTCCTACCCCATTGTCCTTTATACTGAACTCCCAATGTGTAGTGGTTTCTTTGCTTGCAATCTCCACAATCCCCACCTTTTTTTCAATATTGACCACAGCATTGCTCAAGAAGTTTTGGAAGAGCTGATGGATCTTCACCTTGTCCGCCTGAATTACAGGCAGTGTATTGGCCACCTTAATGGAAACGTGATCGGGTATATAAATAATTTCCCCTATTTCCCTCACCACTTGGTTGACGTCCACGTCCGTGTTATCCAAGGTATCACTGTTTACCGTGGAATATTTTAGGATGCCATCTATTAACTTGTCCATTCCCTCAACCTTCTCCATCATCATCTGCAGATTGTACTTGCCGTTTTCATCCAAAACATCATTGTAATCGTCATAAAGCCATGTTGCCAATGCCGTTACACTTCGCAATGGGGATTTTAGGTCATGGGACACAATATGGGCATATTCCTGTAATCCTTGGTTGCTTTCCTCCAACTCGTTCACCAGGTTTTGCTTCTGCAATTCCAATTCCTTTTGTTTGGTAATATCCAAATGCACTCCAATAGAACCCACAATTTTACCTGCTTCATCGTATCGGGGGGCACCACTGATCAACCAATGTTTCTTTTCTCCGTTGTTCAGGGTAATTTCAACCTCATAAGAGTCCGATTGGTCTTTTTTACGTTTTTCAAATTGCCCATTTACTTTATCCAGGTTCTCTTCATCCAAATTCATGAACTCCAGTACATTTTGGCCAAAGAGTTCCTCTTGGGGCACACCAATCATTTCCGAGTACCTGTGGTTGGCCATCAGGATCGTCCGGTCCCCATCAATCTCCACCAATCCCAAATTCATATTGGCAATGATACTGCTGTACTTTTCCTTCTGGATCTCCAGGTTCTTGCGATAGTTTTTTCTTAGTGTAACATCATTGTAGGTCCACAAATGGCCTTTGTAGATATCATCAATGAACAATGGGATATAATCCCGTTCAAAGGTCCTGCCATCAATAAGTTCCAGCTCGTCCGAAAGGACCAACTCCTTCTTTTTGAAAATGTAATTCGTCCTTTTTATGAGATGCTCCGGATCAACAAACAAGTGTTTATACTTGTCAAGTGCCTTTTTACAATCAACACCGGAAAGCTTTTCCGGTGCAATGGGTATTTGAAAAAGATCACAGAATTTTTGGTTGGCCAAAACCATTTTCCTGTTTTCATCTTCCAACAACACCCCCGTTTGAAGATTGGTGATCAAAGTGGACAAACGTTCCTCCGAGGCCTTTATCAATTCTTCGGAAATCTTATCATTGGTAATGTCCTCCACCATAGCCACCTTGTAATCGATCTCGCCTTTGTGGTTCCGTACCGTACTTACGGAGGTTTTTCCCCAAATGGACTTTCCGTTTTTTTTATGAAACTTGCGTACAATGGAAAACTTGTCGGTTCCTACCGTTTTATTGTTTTTGAGGATGTCTTCATAAAGGCTTACGTCCTCAATGGTAGATATATCATCTATGGACATTTTTTTGAGCTCCAACTCAGAATACCCCAGGAGTTCCACAAATGTTTTATTGGCCTTGACGATTTTCCCATTTACCACCAAAACAATCCCCAGGGAAGAATTCTCAACAATAATGTCCTGCTGCTTTTTTTGACTCTCCAGCAGCTCTTTTATTTGGACTTCCTTGGTAATATCCCTAATAATGCCCTGTGCCGCAATTGGTGAACCATCTTCGTCATAAATAAGGCTAGCGTTGATGTTTACGGATTTCTCGACATTCTTTTTGGTGTATATTTTTGCGTTGTAGTTTTTTAAAACACCTACCTGTAGTAAGGTTTTAAAAGACTCTGCGGTGTACTGTTCATAATCCTTATGGACCAAACCAATAAGGTGAACGTCCTGTTTGGTATGATCAAACCCCAAAAATTCCTTTGCACTGGTATTCATATTAATGACCCGTGTACTTAGATCCATGACAACATAGGGGTCAATAATGTTTACAAAAGCACTGTCTATCTTGGAATCTTTTTTATTGAGCAAGGATTCCAATCTACCATTGGCTTCCCTTAGATGCAGGGATGCATCATAAAGTTCCTTGGATTTGTTTTCCAACAGCTGCTCGGCCTGTTTTCGGGCCCGCTTTTCCCGATTAAGTGCCCTTTGCAAAAGGGCTATTTCCGAGCTATCCTTGTTGGACAACGACAAACTTGACTTCTGTTCCTTGCTCATTTAATAATTTCATTTCTACATTTACTTCTTTCTGGAAATGGTCAAAAGTCTTTTTGATAAGACCATGCGCCAAAGCATAGAGCCCTCTGGAAGAACTATAGATCATTGTCAATGAATGGTCCAACCGTTCAAGTATTCTAAATGATGGCAATTCTGCATCCGGATACAGTTTCTTCACTTGTACGTGAATATGGTCTTCTATGGAATAAAGTAAGCT
The sequence above is a segment of the Muricauda sp. SCSIO 64092 genome. Coding sequences within it:
- a CDS encoding response regulator transcription factor, translated to MKILVVDDKQSLSELVAQFLGQSYNVTTVENGLAAINWLQAGNMPDLIITDLEMPEMDGFELITRVKQTGMFSDIPIIVLSCRDSSSDRIECLRLGADDYMVKPFNPEELLIRVDKLLIRQ
- a CDS encoding glycosyltransferase family 2 protein, which produces MHITDYKKYADKTPDQLEMDDLRKLVLYFELLSHVKMPIASLVIPVFKAKQSLIAHIFSLVHLRTIIPYEVIFVDNNADVETLDILRKLGANVVKEERQGITHARQKGLETAKGQVICTMDPDSIYDPYYIDKMVLPFFKDPDLVMCYSISKSYGRDFQLTRKMQIRNWLKVNYFSWKLSQGFMNRIKYVRAVAMAIRREAILPIGYNTDLKVVSGCDDGILAIYLNNLGKFKYVPVTIYTALPPPREPGKPFPFCNERFLIKDEGINTTIAELELEKAP
- a CDS encoding STAS domain-containing protein; amino-acid sequence: MALEIKENRGFFEVIGRVTSQNVNVLRAYFDSVLEQNDSIVISIEKVVEMDSSAAHLFEALYKEAPSNKKVVSIIGRQNKEISKIMEATNTDYILSTDRV
- a CDS encoding LytR/AlgR family response regulator transcription factor: MKCIIVDDEATARAIMEELCGNLPDFEVVAQFPNALEALKYLNQNEIDVIFLDIHMPLLTGIDFIRTLKNPPKVVFTTSDKEFAIEAFEYDFIVDYLIKPITHQRFQKTIGRLKSAFAPALASSGDRAHTLEGRKEEDLYINIDRRLIKLKLGDILLIEAKGDYIEIKTVETTHRVHSTLKKIKEKLPESLFMQIHRSYIINFTKIIDIQDNSVLIERNVIPISRSQRPNLMQRLNLL
- a CDS encoding Hpt domain-containing protein, producing MAEIPNLDYIKEISGGNEEFEKKFLSIIQVEFPKEKEDYCNLLKGGQLEESAKVVHKIKHKFGILGLNNAYKIAIKYEEDLKIGNTALKEDFESVLDTVQEFIVKME
- a CDS encoding sensor histidine kinase; the encoded protein is MHSLLKRQIKKFFPEELQECPNMEQFFEAVDKSYSDFDDKLSMIQRATSLSSQELYEANTRLNRETESQRKVLETLSKAVALMESKAVPTDGEWGFDPQGLVENIENQTLKIIEMTAEKDVLLKSLEQQNDSLNNYAHMVSHDLKSPIRNIHSLVTWVYEDSCDDFKKGCKNNFDLIFQNLRKMDSLIDGILKHATIDAVEEKIKDVDLNKLVREIERTIYVPDNVKVKIKGTLPTLYTGKYRIEQLFTNILDNAVTATENNKTGLVTIEAREQEDKWLFCIADNGKGIPKHLQTGIFDMFKKLENDSNATGIGLALVKKIINYYKGDIWLSSEEGMGTTFYFTIKTKT
- a CDS encoding FIST signal transduction protein codes for the protein MKINQAKRNKEGKWEFLQSNTLVKPLVLIFGDRFILESDSIYDEVREIYPDGELVFGSTSGEIMETHVFEETVTLTAIEFERTTFQIVRENVSNFVDIEKMGKAIAAQLNKTDLRHVFIVSDGSFVNGSGLIEGLEADKEFKATITGGLCGDGARFEKTLTSYNESPKQGEVVAIGFYGDSLEISYANYGGWTPFGPERTITKSVGNVLYEIDHKPALDLYKTYLGDKADQLPQAALLYPLTVQQTEDAEPLVRTILNIDEEANSMILAGDVPVNSKVQLMMCTMADITEGASNAAELAMKNRKSTPELAILVSCVGRKLVLAGRTEEEIEEVMDVVGEQAKITGFYSYGEMAPFAGKNECLLHNQTMTLTLMSE
- a CDS encoding PAS domain-containing sensor histidine kinase — its product is MSKEQKSSLSLSNKDSSEIALLQRALNREKRARKQAEQLLENKSKELYDASLHLREANGRLESLLNKKDSKIDSAFVNIIDPYVVMDLSTRVINMNTSAKEFLGFDHTKQDVHLIGLVHKDYEQYTAESFKTLLQVGVLKNYNAKIYTKKNVEKSVNINASLIYDEDGSPIAAQGIIRDITKEVQIKELLESQKKQQDIIVENSSLGIVLVVNGKIVKANKTFVELLGYSELELKKMSIDDISTIEDVSLYEDILKNNKTVGTDKFSIVRKFHKKNGKSIWGKTSVSTVRNHKGEIDYKVAMVEDITNDKISEELIKASEERLSTLITNLQTGVLLEDENRKMVLANQKFCDLFQIPIAPEKLSGVDCKKALDKYKHLFVDPEHLIKRTNYIFKKKELVLSDELELIDGRTFERDYIPLFIDDIYKGHLWTYNDVTLRKNYRKNLEIQKEKYSSIIANMNLGLVEIDGDRTILMANHRYSEMIGVPQEELFGQNVLEFMNLDEENLDKVNGQFEKRKKDQSDSYEVEITLNNGEKKHWLISGAPRYDEAGKIVGSIGVHLDITKQKELELQKQNLVNELEESNQGLQEYAHIVSHDLKSPLRSVTALATWLYDDYNDVLDENGKYNLQMMMEKVEGMDKLIDGILKYSTVNSDTLDNTDVDVNQVVREIGEIIYIPDHVSIKVANTLPVIQADKVKIHQLFQNFLSNAVVNIEKKVGIVEIASKETTTHWEFSIKDNGVGIPKEYHEKIFKIFQSIGNNERSTGIGLSIVKKIVDRYRGKVWLESEIGVGTTFHFTIKK